In Rosa rugosa chromosome 4, drRosRugo1.1, whole genome shotgun sequence, the genomic stretch ATAGAGAAAAAGGAGTGCAGGGTGAGCGTGTATGGTAGATTCATCCCACAAGACGTAGCAATCAAGATTAGGAAGAAGACTAATCGCCGAGTTGAGATACTCGACATACAAGAACTTCAGGTCAGCAGTAACACCAATGACAATGAGCAAGATCAACATCAAGAGCAGCAGAGACCTTTGATCAGTTCTAATTGGAATCTCATATCCAACAGCTGCAATAACCAATTCGAAACTCGTATACACAACGAGAAACATTATTAAAATCGTCTCGTTTCGATGGGAGCTGCAAGAGCTAGATGCATCATGCTTGTGTAACATTCATTTTCCTTGCGTTGATTGTTTGGACTAGTATGTAAAACTAACTGTTATGTTACATTTAATACAAAAGGGGCACTGAATCTTATTGAGCAAAATCTGGCTTCAAAGTCAAGCCGTGCACATGTAATGCTGTTTATGTGCTACAATATAGTCCTGCATACGTCTATTCAACCAAGTCGGCCGATGTGATTGTCCATGCACTATATTGTACTTGTTTCGCCTCTGATTTATCAATTTGCAAACAAAACTTATTAGAAGATTAGTACTGATCGAGTATTTATAGTAAAATTGATCATGGTTCTCTTTAGAGGAAGAATTTTCAAGTTTAAATTTCATTCACCGCAATAAtattttagtaaaaaaaaacaaaaaaacgcTAGAATTTAGACTCTCATTTCTAACTCAAGCAAACCATAGACTCCGACAATGAGGTTACGTGGATGTTTTGATAAGACTAAAGTATAGAATTAATGCAAAATAGGTTCCAAGTTATCTATGATGGAAAGCCGAATAATTGCATTATCAGTTGAGGTCCAAAAAGGCTAACCCAAATTGGACTTTTTAGCTTTTATAGTTTATATGAATTCATTCACTTCAGTTTTCATGCTCGACTGGTCAAGTGCACGCCTCTTTTCTTCTCATTCCTTCTTGACGTGATTTCATTCGTATAATTTTTCAAAGAAAATcgaataaatatttatttaattccTGAATTAAGTCCTGCGACGTCGTTTAAGAAACACCATTATCCAATCATAAATCTCACCTGGAATTGTAACTCATCTCAATCATTCCTGAAGTTTCACTCCAAGCTTTTTGCTCCTTCACTTGAGTTGAGTTTACTTCCTTCATCATTTCACTTGCTAAATTTATCAAACCCCTTTCTTTAATTTTGCTTCTCAACCAAACCCGGGATACAAAATTCAGTTCCTTCAATCCCAAGCACATCTCTTTTTTGCTTTAGATCCAAACCAAAGCCGGACATCCCAAGAAAAAAGGGAGAGTTCTACATAACACTTCAACGTTAAAAGAATGGCAGCAGCGAAGATGGGTTCGTTCAAGCGCAGCTTCcaagagaaaaaagagaggCTTCTCTCCACCAACAAGCGCTATTCCGAGGTGGGTTTCTTCCCAATCGAAGAACAGGAGCCGTatggctcttcttcttctcgttGGTGTTGCAGTTTCCGGTCGGTTTCCGATAAGATTGTGGGGTGGTGCCGGACTGTGCAAGGCGTTTCTCGGCGGGCTATTAAAATGGGCCAGTCTGATCCCAGAAAGATCGTCTTCTCCGCGAAGATGGGTCTGGCTCTGATGCTCATTTCTTTGCTGATTTTCCTCAAAGAGCCCTTCAAGCAGCTCAGTCGATACTCGGTTTGGGCCATTCTCACTGTTGTGGTCGTGTTTGAATTTAGCATAGGtatttttatctcttcttcGCCCCCCTTTTCTTTTTGGCTCTATTCGGTTTTTTTAGCTCAATTTCatgtcatcttttgtcaatttGCGCGTGTTTAAGCTTCTCGGCCTCGTATGCATTCTCGTAATCATGGAGTAAGTTGCAGCTTTTTTATAAAGTGGAATAGTTGACAGTTTAATCACGGAAAAGAATTGAAAAACGAAAAGGGGTGCTTATATACAGTTTCTATCTGGGGCAGGGCTACATGTCTTTATTTAGTCAGTTGTGTTTGATTGAATGATTAGATTATAGTACtatcatctttctttttttgtttagtagttttttttttttaaaaaaaaacttttttctttgttacctgCGGGGCTTTGACTTTGAAGTTAATTCATTGCTAGAGTTCGTTGTGTATTGTCTATTTCAGTGTTGTTTGTTGTGTTGCAACACGAACTGATCAACATGTATATGTCTAGTTTGGTTTCTTGTTTTTAATGTATACGTTCATCTGTAGGAGCTACTTTGAGCAAAGGATTTAACCGTGGCTTAGGGACATTATCTGCTGGAGGCCTTGCATTGGGTATGGCAGAGTTATCGGGGTTAGCTGGAGAGTGGGAAGAAGCTGTTATTGTCGCCAGTATCTTTATCATAGGTCTGAATATGGAATCAGCGTATAATTTACTCAGCTCAGTATtactatttattttttttcttttatatcttTTCTCAAATGCTCATGTCAAGTTGTGTGGTTGCTAGGATTTATTGCAACTTATGCAAAACTATACCCGACGATGAAGCCTTATGAGTACGGATTTCGGGTGTTCTTGTTGACGTATTGTTTCATCATGGTATCTGGGTATAGGACGAGGGAATTTGTCCATACGGCTGTGTCACGATTCTTGCTCATTGCATTGGGTGCTGGTGTTGGTTTGGGAGTAAATATATTGATATATCCCATCTGGGCGGGTGAGGATCTACACAACTTGGTGGCAAAAAATTTCATGGGCGTTGCAAAATCTTTGGAAGGTGCAGTTTACTATATGCTTTAAACTTGGTTCAGACATTCTGAATTTCTGTTCTTTTCCATTAGTCCATTCCCCTGGAATTGTTAAATactcaattttcttttgttgacCCTTTTGTGTACTTTTTAGGTTGCGTCAGTAGTTACCTCAACTGTATTGAATATGAGAGGATCCCTTCCAAAATTCTTACCTACCAAGCTTCTGATGACCCACTTTACAGTGGATACAGATCTGCTGTAGAATCTACAAGCCAAGAGGATGCTCTGGTATTTTTATTATGGCAATATGATGATGCATAGTTCATTGCATTAGTAGAAGTGATATTATACGTACCTTTCTCAAAAAAGTGATAAACATAttatctttttcctttttactttgtttgaaGATGGGATTTGCTATCTGGGAGCCACCTCATGGTCGTTACAAGATGCTTAGATATCCATGGAAGAACTATGTAAAAGTCAGTGGTGCACTAAGGCATTGTGCTTTTACGGTCATGGCATTGCATGGATGTGTACTTTCTGAGATACAGGTACTAAAGATTTCCTTCTCTAACCCCAATGTTAGGCTACTAACAGCAAAGTAACAGtattttcatttcattta encodes the following:
- the LOC133743513 gene encoding aluminum-activated malate transporter 9-like → MAAAKMGSFKRSFQEKKERLLSTNKRYSEVGFFPIEEQEPYGSSSSRWCCSFRSVSDKIVGWCRTVQGVSRRAIKMGQSDPRKIVFSAKMGLALMLISLLIFLKEPFKQLSRYSVWAILTVVVVFEFSIGATLSKGFNRGLGTLSAGGLALGMAELSGLAGEWEEAVIVASIFIIGFIATYAKLYPTMKPYEYGFRVFLLTYCFIMVSGYRTREFVHTAVSRFLLIALGAGVGLGVNILIYPIWAGEDLHNLVAKNFMGVAKSLEGCVSSYLNCIEYERIPSKILTYQASDDPLYSGYRSAVESTSQEDALMGFAIWEPPHGRYKMLRYPWKNYVKVSGALRHCAFTVMALHGCVLSEIQAPAERRQVFSRELQRVGYEGAKVLRELGNKLKKMEKIGPIDILNEVHEAAEELQKKIDQKSYLLVNSESWEIGNRPKELAEIQDLLDLDDEENKFHEYKSLSEAVLDLRSFPGSQSWDDPVPAKSASLNTSPPDSNPSNPPVPSGSMFMKQISWPAGMTFKAHAEPQVEESNTYENASQLSLATFTSLLIEFVARLQNLVDSFEELGETALFKEPVDLPEPLESHGGFWTRLLDCLKS
- the LOC133706526 gene encoding uncharacterized protein LOC133706526, yielding MTDKFSCMLMRINIDCNGCYRKVKRALLDMRELETHLIEKKECRVSVYGRFIPQDVAIKIRKKTNRRVEILDIQELQVSSNTNDNEQDQHQEQQRPLISSNWNLISNSCNNQFETRIHNEKHY